GTTCGTCGGGCTCGAGGGCCGGCCGTCGGCGCCCCCCGCGTTCGCGGGCACGTACGCGGTCGTCAGCACGGTCGTCGTCGTGGCTGGCGTGCTGCTCGGGCGCCGGTACCCGGTCGGCGCGACCGCGCTGACCCTCGTGCCGTTCGTGGCGCTGCCGTGGCTCGGCGGGTGGGCGTGGGGGTGGTGGCTCGGGACGCTGGCCGTGGCGGCCCTCGCGGCGCTCGACGGCCTGCGTCGCGCGGTCGTCCCCACGCTCGCGGCAGGCCTCGTGATGGTCGCGTACTGCGGCACCGAGACCCCCGCCTTCCTGCCGATCGGTCCCGTGACGTCCGGGACGAGCACCGCCTACGAGACGCCGGTGCTCGTGATGTACCTCGTCGCGGTCGCCGGGGTCGTCGGGGTGTCGGCCGCGATCGGGTCGGCCGGCCGGTCGCGACGGCGTGAGGAGGACGCGCGCGCCGCCCAGCGCCAGGCGCTCGAGACCGAGTCGCTCGCGGGGGAGCGGGCGCGGCTCGCACGCGACCTGCACGACGTCGTCGCGCACCACGTCTCGCTCGTCGCGGTGCGCGCGGAGTCGGCGCCGTTCGTGCACCCCGGGCTCGACGACGAGGCGCGCGAGCTCCTCGCCGCGATCGCGGTCGACGCCCGCGAGGCGCTGACGGAGCTGCGGCAGGTGCTCGTGGTGCTGCAGCGCACCGGCGCCGAGGGCGAGCGTGCCCCGCAGCCGACCGCGTGCGACGTCGACGAGCTCGTGGCGAGCGCGGCCGCGGCGGGTCAGCCGGTGACGGTCGAGGGCCGGTGGCACGACGTCGCGGCGGGGCCCGGGTACGTCCTGTACCGCGCGGTCCAGGAGGGGCTGACGAACGCGCGCCGGCACGCGCCGGGGACGACGACGACGCTCGTGCGGTCGCAGCACGCGGGGACCGCACGCTTCCGGCTCACGAACCCGGCGGACGCCGCGGGTCCCACGGGGCGCGGGCTGATCGGCATGCGCGAGCGCGTCGAGGCCCTGGGCGGGACGGTGTCCGCCGGTGTCGTGGCCGGCGAGTTCGTGCTGGACGTCGCCGTGCCCGCGGGTGCACCGGCCACGAGCGGCGACGGGCCCGAGGTCACGTCCGGCGAGCCGGGCGCGCACGAGGCCGTGCCCGCCGGCCCCGC
The Cellulomonas sp. NS3 DNA segment above includes these coding regions:
- a CDS encoding sensor histidine kinase, yielding MTAAALPAAAPPRPTTSRREQLPAWALALLVTGVLVSTPLDLTYGFVGLEGRPSAPPAFAGTYAVVSTVVVVAGVLLGRRYPVGATALTLVPFVALPWLGGWAWGWWLGTLAVAALAALDGLRRAVVPTLAAGLVMVAYCGTETPAFLPIGPVTSGTSTAYETPVLVMYLVAVAGVVGVSAAIGSAGRSRRREEDARAAQRQALETESLAGERARLARDLHDVVAHHVSLVAVRAESAPFVHPGLDDEARELLAAIAVDAREALTELRQVLVVLQRTGAEGERAPQPTACDVDELVASAAAAGQPVTVEGRWHDVAAGPGYVLYRAVQEGLTNARRHAPGTTTTLVRSQHAGTARFRLTNPADAAGPTGRGLIGMRERVEALGGTVSAGVVAGEFVLDVAVPAGAPATSGDGPEVTSGEPGAHEAVPAGPAGSSAGRATTPDAAEAEGAA